The following DNA comes from Longimicrobium sp..
TTGGCCGCGGCCACCGCGTCGTCGCGGCCGATCACCAGGCCGGTGGGGCCGGTGAAGAACGCGGCCACGTCGGGCACGTCGAGCCCCTGCAGCGCGCGCTGGGCCAGCGTGTTCTTCACCACGACGTACTCCACCCCCTGCTTGCGCAGGCGGGCGCGGAACTGCGTCATCTGCTTGACGTTCAGCCCCGTGAAATCCGTCAGGTAGAACGCGCTGGCGCCTTCCAGCTTCTGCTTGAGCTCGCCGATGAACTCGTCCTTGTCGCTTCT
Coding sequences within:
- the rplJ gene encoding 50S ribosomal protein L10; this translates as RSDKDEFIGELKQKLEGASAFYLTDFTGLNVKQMTQFRARLRKQGVEYVVVKNTLAQRALQGLDVPDVAAFFTGPTGLVIGRDDAVAAAKALTDFAREFGDRPAVKVGVVERREVNADQVKKLADMPPREVLLAQIAGGLQAPMARLAGGMSQLLAGFARAVDALRQQKEGAGA